In Halomarina salina, one DNA window encodes the following:
- a CDS encoding DUF2073 domain-containing protein produces the protein MSGFQSSDGAPETPDGVQIDLISAGRMSNLRTMEKIRTILDSVHEGNIVILEDGLSPDEESKLIEVTMSEISPDGFTGIEIETYPRPSNDGGLFNRLMGKSSDNDNKLTVIGPANRIETLHKDENLISALVTRR, from the coding sequence ATGTCGGGATTCCAATCCTCCGACGGCGCACCCGAGACCCCGGACGGGGTCCAGATTGACCTCATCAGTGCCGGGCGGATGTCGAACCTCCGGACGATGGAGAAGATCCGGACCATCCTCGACAGCGTCCACGAGGGCAACATCGTCATCCTCGAGGACGGCCTCTCGCCCGACGAGGAGTCGAAACTCATCGAGGTGACGATGAGCGAGATCAGCCCGGACGGGTTCACGGGCATCGAGATCGAGACCTACCCCCGCCCGTCGAACGACGGTGGCCTGTTCAACCGCCTGATGGGCAAGAGTTCGGACAACGACAACAAACTGACCGTCATCGGTCCGGCGAACCGCATCGAGACCCTCCACAAGGACGAGAACCTCATCAGCGCGCTGGTCACACGGAGGTAA